DNA sequence from the Aurantiacibacter aquimixticola genome:
AGCCAGCCGCTGCCCGCTATGATGCGTCGATGACGGATGACGAGCGCGATAACGTCCGGAACCTGATCTATCTTTGCACTGATCACCACACGGTCATCGACAAGGTCGAAGCCGATTGGCCCACCGCAACCCTTCAGCAACTCAAGGCAAGCCACGAAAAGCAAGTCCGCGACGCCATGGAAGAGGCGTTTGCGGACGTCGCCTTTCCCGAACTGCAGAATGCAGTCTCTTGGGTTGCGAACCAAGCGCCGGCTGCCAATGGCTCTTTCGAACTTATCGAGCCTGATGAGAAGATCAAAAAGAACGTGCTCTCGAATGGGTCCCGTCACATTATCGCTGCCGGCCTGACTTCGCGAACGACCGTTAGCGATTATGTCGAGGCCGAAGCGCAGCTCGACCCTGAATTTCCAGAGCGTCTGAAAGCCGGCTTCCTGGAGGAGTATTACGCTCGCCGGAAAGAGGGTCATAAGGGCGATGAGCTTTTCGAGCTGATGTGCGCTTTTGCTCAACGCGGTTTGCGCCGGCAGGCGGACAAGACCGCAGGCATTGCCGTTCTGATCTATCTTTTCGAGATCTGCGACGTGTTTGAGAAATGATTCTTCCGACCAAACATATTTCGCAGGACGAGGCGCTGATCGGCGTCGGCGCCTCGCTTCTTGCGCATCTCA
Encoded proteins:
- a CDS encoding HNH endonuclease signature motif containing protein, which codes for MSASYPTRIILAFRSGGVCAFPKCDKHLTYDAQVGDDTYVGEAAHIRGEKPAAARYDASMTDDERDNVRNLIYLCTDHHTVIDKVEADWPTATLQQLKASHEKQVRDAMEEAFADVAFPELQNAVSWVANQAPAANGSFELIEPDEKIKKNVLSNGSRHIIAAGLTSRTTVSDYVEAEAQLDPEFPERLKAGFLEEYYARRKEGHKGDELFELMCAFAQRGLRRQADKTAGIAVLIYLFEICDVFEK